The Deinococcus hopiensis KR-140 sequence TCCACGCCCACCTCGATCACGGTGGTGCTCACCAGAATGTCGAACGCGCGCGAGCGGAACCGCTCCATGATGTGCTCTTTTTCCGCTGCCGACATCTTGCCGTGCAGCAGTTCGATGCGGGCCTCGGGCAGGATCACCCGCAGATCGTCTGCCAGTTGCGTGGCCGCCAGCAACTCCAGATTCTCGTTTTCCTCGATCAGGGCCGTGACCACGAAGGCCTGTCGCCCCTCCCGAATCTGGCGCATGACAAAGCCGTAGGCCTGCTGCCGGTGCGTGTCCTGAATCAGCTTCGTCTCTACGGGCGTCCGTCCGGGCGGCAATTCGTCGATGATCGACAGTTCCAGGTCCCCGTACGCCGTCAGCGCCAGGCTACGCGGAATGGGTGTGGCGCTCATGACGAGCACGTCCGGGCGACCCGCCAGCAACTTGCGCCGCTGCATCACCCCGAAGCGGTGTTCCTCGTCCACCACCGCCAGCCCGAGGTTGTCGAAGCGCACGTTCTCCTGAATCAGCGCCTGGGTGCCCACCACCACATCCACCTCGCCCTCGGCGATGCGCGTTTGCATCTCCAGCTTCGCCTTCGGCGTCATCGCGCCCACCAGATACCCCACCCGCACGTCGAGCTTTGCCATGTACCCCACGAGGTTTTCAAAGTGCTGCCGCGCCAGGATCTCGGTGGGGGCCATCAGCGCGCCCTGGTAGCCGTCGCGCACGGCGAGGTACAGCGCGCACGCGGCCACCGCCGTCTTGCCGGATCCGACGTCCCCCTGCACCAGCCGGGCCATCTGCCGCTCGGCGCGCATGTCGTCCGTGATCTCCAGCAGCACCCGCCGCTGGGCGTTTGTGAAGCGGAAGGGCAGGGCGTCCTCGAACGTCGAGATGTCGCTCCCCGTCGCCTGGAAGCGCTTGCCCTGCAGTACGGCGTCCTCGCCCTGCAGCAGCATCCGCAATTCCAGAAACAGGTACTCGTCGAAGCGCAGCCGGTGGTTCGCCCGCGAAAGCTGCTCCTCATCCGCCGGAAAGTGAATGCCCCACAGCGCGTCGCCCAGGTCCGTGACCCTGTACTTGCGCCGCCAGTGGGCCGGGAGGTAATCGTCGAGCGGCACGGCCTGCAACGTCCGGTGCGCCGCCTTGCGCAGGAATTCCTGGGAGATGCCGTCCTTGGAATCGTACACGCCCACGATTCGGCCTGTACTCAGGCTTCCCTTGGCGTCCTCCACCGTCTCCAGATGCTCGACGGCCAGCTGCACGCTTCTGCCGAACTTCTTGACCCGCCCCGTGAGCACCAGCCGCGCACCTTCTTTCAGCTGCCGCTCGATCCACGGCTGGTTGAACCAGCTCGCCCGTACCCGTCCGCCCGCTGGGGTCTCCAGCGTCACCTCCAAGATCAGCATTCCCGGCTTGGGCGTGCGGCGCGATTTGGACGTGACGCGGCCCTCCACCGTGACCTTCAGGCCTTCTTCCACCGCGTCCAGGTCCGGCAGCGCCCGGCGGTCCTCGTGGCGGTGTGGGTAGGCGTGCAGCACGTCCCGGAGGGTATGCAGGCCCAGGGACTGCAATTTGCGCGCGCCGCCCGGCCCTGTGTCCAGCCGCCCCACTTCAGCGTCCGGCGGCAGCCGTTCACCCGGCGCGGCGGCGGGCACGGCCTGTTTGATCGTCCGGGCAGGACGCGGGGCCTTCGCAGCCTTTTCCTGCCCGTCCAGCAGCTCCAGCGCCCGCCCCAGCGCTTCAGCCCGGGCCACACCGTCGAGCTCCGCGTATCCCCGCAGCACCTCGCGCACGCCCGGAAAGGGCCCGGCCAGCGGCGAGGCCAGCAGCCGCTCCACGCCGCCCGCCACCACCCGGTCACCACACCCTGCCGCCAGTTCCGCCGCCAGGGGACGCCGTAACTTCTCCCGCATCTCCGCGACTGTCGCCATCGCGCTCAGGCTACCAGCCGGTCGGCCCGAGGGCGGGAAGGCGCATCACGCTGAAGAATATATATCACAAACGGTGCTGGGGAAACCGCACAACCCGTTCTCGGGAAATGGCAAACAGATTTTGCCCGCCCGGTTCCAGGAGCAGGCGCTGCTTGTTCCTCTCCTCAATGCTTGCGCCCCAGCATGTGCATTCCCACCACGACCGCCGCACCCACCAACAGGCCCACCATGCCTGAGCCCATCGTCTCCACGGCCCACTCCACCGCGCCCGAGCCGAAGGGCACGGCGTGACCCGCCCGGTGCGCGTCCTCGTGGAGGACGCGCACCGGGCGGGTCACGCCGAACTTCTCGAGTCCGTCGAGCAGGATGTGCCCGCCCACCCACAGCATCGCCGCGGTGCCCACCGACGACAGCAGTGACATGACGGCCGGCATGCCCCGCACCAGCCCGCGTCCAAAGGCCCGACCTGCGCTGGAACCCCGCTCCGCCAACCGTAACCCGAAGTCGTCCATCTTCACGATGAGCCCCACCACGCCGTAGACGAGCGCCGTAATCATCACCGCCACCACCGCCAGAATCAGCGCGCGGGCAAAGAAGTTCTGGTCCGCCACCTCTGCCAGCGCAATCGCCATGATCTCCGCCGAGAGGATAAAGTCGGTCCGCACTGCGCCCGACACCATCTGCTCCTCATGCGCGGAACTGTTTCGCTGGGCTGGGTCCTCCTCGGCGCCCTCGTGGTGCCCGGCAACAGCCTCGTACAGCTTTTCGGCGCCCTCGTAGCACAGGTAGGTGCCGCCCAGCATCAGCAGCGGCGTGATGGCCCACGGCAGGAACTGGCTGAGCAGCAGTGCGGCAGGCAGGATAAACGCGAGTTTGTTGCGCAGCGAACCGCGCGCAATCCGCCAGATGATGTGCAGTTCACGCTCTGGCGCAAATCCGGCCACATACCTGGGCGTGACGGCGGTGTCGTCCACCACCACGCCGATGGCCTTGATCCCCGCCTTGCCCGCCGCCGCGCCGATGTCGTCCACCGACGCGGCCGCCAGCTTGGCGATGGCCGCCACGTCGTCGAGCAGCGCCACCAGGCCGCCACTCATCGCGAGACCCCAGGCGCGGGAGAGGGGCGGTAGGAAAAGGAGACAGGGCAAAGGCAGGCAACCATCAGGTCACCAGCCTATCAACCCGGTTCCCTCGGCGCCGCTTAGGAAGTCTTGCTCTCCGCCGCCAGCTGCTCCAGCCCCCGCCGCAGCGCCCGGCGATGTGCAGCCATATGCCAGGTGGTCATACGCATCCAGTCCAGTCCGTCAAGTTGCCCCAGGAAGGGATGAAAATAGGTGCGGGCAGGATTCGCCTCCGGCTGCAACGCTGACAATACCTCTCCGGCCTGCGCGTGCCGCTCCAGCAGCGGCCCGAACTCCTCTCCAGCTCCAGGTTCCGTTCCGGGCGGGGCCTGCCGCTTGCCGTCTTTCATCACACCGCGCTGTTCGGGACCGGCGCGCAGTTCCCGGTCCGACAGCAGCAACTGGACCAGTCGTCCGGTGTTCTCGTTTACCCGGATCACGTGCTCGGTTTCCTGCGCGGGGGACCACTCGCGCTCTGGCAATCGCGTGTGCCAGTGGGTGACGGCCGCCCGGGCCGTCTCTCCGAAGGCCCGCAGCTCCTCCCGAAACCGCTCGGCCGTCACTTCTGCCGTCGGGTAGGCCTCACGCAGCTGGGCAAGTTGCCCTCCATTCACTGAATGCATGCCGGCAGTGTACCCGCCTCCAGCGAGAGGGCCAGCCGCACCGCCTCCGCGAGCCCACCCTCATCCACATGGCCGACGAAATGCCGGGCCGCCGCCCGCGCCTCGGCGTCCGCGTTGCCCATCGCCACGGGGTGCCCCACAACGGCCATCGCCGTCACGTCGTTGTGGCCGTCGCCCACCATCATCACGTTTTCCAGAAGCACGCCATAGGCTGCCGCCACCCGCGTCACCGCGCTGCCCTTGCTCACCCCGGCGCGCGTTACGCTGATAAACATCACGTCCGGCATCACCGGGCTCCCTGCAGGATGCAGGTCCAGCCCCGGGTGAGGCTCGGCCTGAACCACTGGCGACTCCGCCTGCGGCACCACCCACTGGGCCCGCACCCGTGTGCCTGTCAGCGAGTCGGGCGACCTCGGCTGATAGGGAAGACCCAGCAGCTCAGCGTGCCGCCGCGCGTACTCTCCCGGCTGCGTGACCGCGTATTCCGTGTCGGTGTACACCTCCAGCAGCCGCCCCTTGTGCGCTGCCCGGTCCAGCAGCAGCGTGAGGGCCTCTTCGGGCAACGCCTCGGACAGACTCTCGCCCGTGCCCACATTCACCACCGACGCTCCATTCTGAAAGACGTGCCACCCGTCCGGGTCCAGCCGGCGGGCATAGCCGAGCGCGTTGCCCAGCGCTGGCCGCCCCGAACACAGCGCCACGCGTACCCCCCGGCTCCGCGCCTCTGCGAGCGCCGCCCACACGTCCTCCCGAACCACGTTGCCCGTGCCCACCAGCGTTCCGTCGACATCCACACAAATCAGTCCCAGCACAGCGCCTCCTGCATGCGGGGCAGTGTACGGCGGCGGGCAAGGGAAGGCCCAGGGGCTGCGTGGATGAGACGAAGAAAGATGCGAATATATACAATACAAGACTGGGATACTCCAGGCGTGAAGCGGAGGATCACGCCCCCCGCGTCGCCCACCCTCTACCCTTTCAAGGTTCCCATGCGGCCGGCTGGCCCCGCCCCTGCCGAAGTCCAGATGCCTTCGCGGTTCAGCACGGCCCGTCCCCCCACCCGCACCTGCCCGGGGGTTGGCCCATTCAGGGTTACCGTCACCTCGACCTCACCCGGTGTGCCGAGCGCGTGGCCCTGGTACACCACGCCGGACGCCCGTTCGCCCCGCAGGGGCAACCGCCCCTCACGCGCCAGCAGGGAGATCAGGGCACCGGCGGCGCTCCCCGTCACCGGGTCTTCGGGAATCCCCACGGCGGGGGCAAAGTCCCGCGCAGCGAAGCGGTTAACACCCACCGGCGCGTACGTGTATACGCTTGTCACGCCCAGTACGTCAGACAGCGCGTGAATGCGCGTCAGGTCCGGCTCCAGCGCGTCCAGAATCACCGCGTCCAGCAGCGGCACGAACACGCTCCACAGGCCCGTACTCGCTGAGGCCAGGGGCAGCCCCCGGTGAATCATCCGTTCGTCCAGCCCCAGGGCGTCGGCCAGCTGCCGACGCAGTTCCCGCGCCACCGGGCGGCTTTCCAGCGCACGCTGCTCCATCCAGACACGCTCGGGGCCTTCGGTTCCCAGCTCCAGCGACAGGGGAATGCGGCCCACCAGCGTCTCCAGCACGAGTTCCTCCCCGGTCCAGCGCCCCTCCTGCGCCAACCGCAACCCCAGCGCCACCGTCGCGTGCCCGCAGAACTCGATCTCCTGGGTGGGGGTGAAATAGCGCACCCGCGCCTGCCCATCGGCCAGCCGGGTCACGAAGACCGTTTCCGGCGTTCCCAAGAATGTCGCCAGGGCCTGCATCTGCTCTTCGGACAGCGCCTCCGCGTCCAGCACCACGCCCGCCTGATTGCCGTGTCCGGGCGTGTCGGTGAACGCGCTCACCTCGCAGTACGCGATCATGCCGTCACTGTAGCGCAGATGGCGCCAGCACGCCCTGTTCCGAAGGCCGAACCGGCAGCTGGGCGAACCGATGAGACTCAGTTTGCTTTTCTAAGCACAAGGGGAGTCATGAGACAACCGTTTCACAAGCGTTGTATTCCCGTCGCTTTCGCACGTGCCCCCAAGCCGGTACTCAGGGTCTCATTCGCGTCAGCATCCGGGCAAAGGGAATGGCCTCGCGCACGTGTTCTGTGCCGGTGATCCAGGCCACGACACGCTCCAGACCCATACCGAAGCCCGCGTGAGGCACGCTGCCGTAGCGGCGCAGGTCCAGGTACCACTCGAAGGCTTCCAGCGGCAGGCCCTCGTGTTCGATCCGCGACTTCAGCAGGTCATAGTCGTGGATGCGCTGTGAGCCACCGATAACCTCGCCGTAGCCTTCGGGGGCGATCATGTCGTCGCATAGCGCGAGGCGGGGGTCTTCGGGGTCCGGCTGCATGTAGAACGCCTTGATGGCCGCCGGATAGCGCTCGATGATGACAGGGCGGTCAAAGTGGTGCCCCAGGATCGTCTCGTGCGGCGCACCGAGGTCGTCGCCCCATTCCACGGGCTGCACGTCTGGCTGCACGTTCGTGGGCAGATCGCCCGACTCGATGTGGGCGCGCACGATCGCCAGCGCCTCGGTGTACGTCACGCGCGGATAGTTGCCCTCGGCAGCTCCGCGGAGCTTCTCCACGTCGCGCCCCAGCAGCTCCAGCTCAGCGGCGCACTCCTCCAGCACCCGGCGCACGAGGAACGAGACGAAGCGCTCCTGCAAGTTCATGTTCTCCACGTGATCGCTCGGCGCGACTTCGGGCTCGATCATCCAGAATTCAAGCAGGTGCCGCCGCGTCTTGCTCTTCTCGGCACGAAAGGTCGGCCCGAAGGTGTAGACCTTGCCGAACGCGAGCGCGCCCGCCTCCGCGTGCAGCTGCCCCGTTTGCGAAAGGTACGCCTTGTCCTCGCCGAAGAGGTCAATCTCGAAGAGTTCGGTGGTGCCCTCCGCCGCGTTTGGCGTGAAGAAGGGCGAGTCGAAGCGGACAAAGCCCTCGCCGTGAAAGAAGTCCACCACAGCGCGCTGCACGCAGTCCCGCACCCGCAACACGGCCCATGGACGGCGGTGCCGCAGCCACAGGTGGCGCTGGTCCAGCAGAAACTCGGTGCCGTGTTCCTTCGGGGTGATGGGGTATTCGCCGTGGTTCTCGCCCACTGGCACGAGCGCCCGGACGCTGAGTTCCACTCCCCCGGGCGCACGCTCGTCCGTCCGGACCTCGCCCGTGACGGTGACCGCCTGCTCCTGCGAGAGCCGCCTCGCCGCCTCAAACACGTCCTCTGACACGTCGCCCTTGAAGACGGTCGCCTGCACATACCCGCTGCCGTCACGCAGCTTGAGAAACTGAATCTTGCCCTTGCCGCTCTTGTCCGTCAGCCACGCGCTCAGCGTGACTGTCTCGCCGACGTGCCCCTGAAGGTCACGGATGGAAACAGAAACCATAAGCGGAAGTATACGGGCACGTGCCAAGCCTCCCCTCGAGCGTGACCGTCTCGCCGTTCGCCGAAATCCGCAGGCGTTCACGTGAAATCCCCACCGCATCCGCCGCCCGCAGCGCCTTCTGAGCCACAGTGCGGTGGTCGAGCGCCTGGGGGTACGTCACCACCGCCTCCAGACAGAGGCGCGCAGGCCTCCAGCGGGCGTTGGGCGTCCATGATCATCGGGTTTCCGCCCAGCGCCCGCCCCGCCCGAATACAGATGGTGCCGCCCGCCCAGTACACCGTCGGCTCGCCTCCACCCGAAAGGCGAAGCCCGGTACTGCGCCCATTCGCTCCAGTATCGCTCCGCCGTGCTGGCCGGGCGTGCGGCGCGCCGTAACAGGGCTCGCGCCCCAAATGATCGGGATGCAGGTGCAAGACCACCGTGAGGTCCACGTCCGCAAGCACCTCCGGCACCGGCAGGTCCACCGTGGGCTTGGGGCCGTTGCCCCCAAAGGAAGGCAGGCTGTGGCGGGAGGCCAGAAAGGGACCGATGAGCAGCGTCGGCCCGCCGAAGTTCAGGCGAAGGGCCGCGTTCCAAACGGGTTGAAGTTGCGTACCGCTCCCGAAAGGCCACGGAGCCGTACCCGGCCGAGCGGGTGTGCTGGGGTGGACAAAGGAGAAAAGAAAATTGCGGCGCCGAAGAAGCCTCTGCCGGCGCCCGCAGTTGCGCGACGGTGTCCTCCGACTTGCGGCCGTAAAAGGCCAATGTTTCTTCCACCGGAATGGGCCCATGCCCCCCGCCGTTCGCCGCTCCGCATGCCCGCAGCCTCAACCCTGCCGTCTGGTTCAGCAGCAAGGGAAGCAGGACCGGCATTCCTGCCAGGCTTTAATAATAAATTCACAAATATTATAGCAAACAAAGTGTTTCACAAAATAAAAATATCCCCGTCTGCTCAGAACGGGGAAGGGCCTCTCGCCGCTTACTTCAGCGCTGCGTTCATCGCGAGCACGTCCGCCACTTTGAGGCTCGCGCCGCCCACGAGGGCCCCGTTGACGTTGGGCTGGGCGCAGATCGAAGCGATGTTGTCCGGCTTCACGCTTCCGCCGTACAGCACGCGAATGCTGTCTGCCAGAGCACCGTAGGGTTCGCGCAGCGCCTCCCGAATGGCTGCGGCCAGTTCCTCGGCGTCGTCGGCCGTGGCCGTTTTGCCCGTGCCGATGGCCCAAACGGGTTCGTAGGCGATCACCACGTTCTCGGCCACGCCTTCCAGGCTGCCGCGCAGCTGCGCGAGGGTGTAGGCCACGTGCTCGCCGCGCTCGCGTACGTCGAGGCCCTCACCCACGCACACGATGGGGGTCAGCCCGTGCGCCTGCGCCCGCCGCGCCTTGGCCGCCACCACGGCGTCCGTTTCGCCGTGGTACTCACGGCGCTCGGAGTGGCCCACCACCGCATAGGTGACGTGAACGTCGCGCAGCATGGCCGCGCTGATCTCGCCCGTGTAGGCTCCGGATTCGTGCGCGGACACGTCCTGCGCGCCCACATCCACGCCGCCGGGCAGCGTTTCCTTGAGGCCGTACAGGGCCGTGAAGGGGGCCATCACGGCGAGTTCCACAGGAGCGCGCTCATAGCCCTGCGCGAGTTCCCGCGCCCAGGCGCGCGCCTCGGTGGGCGCCTTGTTCATCTTCCAGTTGAGGGCGAGCAGGGTTCTGGGTTTGGTCATGGTTCTCCTTGGACTGGGTTGAGGCGTTGGGTTTTGGGCGCTGGGAACACTTTAAAACCGAACTTCCAGCGCCCCATCCCTCTTTACTTCATCGCTTCCACGCCGGGCAGCGCGCGGCCTTCAAGCAGTTCCAGGCTCGCGCCGCCGCCGGTGCTGATGTGGCTCACGCGCTCCGCCTGACCACTCTGGTTGATCGCGCTCACCGAGTCGCCGCCGCCGATTACGGTGTACGCGCCTCCGCCGAGCTCGGCCACCGCCTTCGCAATCGCGTTCGTGCCGCCCGCAAAGGCCGGGAACTCAAACACGCCCAGCGGGCCGTTCCAGAAGACCGTCTTTGCGCCCTGCAGGGCCGTGGTGTACGCCTTTACCGTCTCGGGTCCCGCGTCCAGACCCTGCCAGCCGTCGGGAATGGCGTCGCTGGGCACCACCCGGGTCTGGGCGGCGGCAGCGAAGCTGTCCGCCGCCACCACGTCCGTGGGAAGCATCAGCTTGTCGCCGTACTCGTCAAGCAGCCGCCGCGCGAGGCCCAGTTGGTCGTCCTCGTGGATGGATTCACCTATTCGGCCGCCACGCGCCTTGATAAAGGTGTAGGCCATCCCGCCGCCGATCAGCATGCGGTCCACGCGGGGCAGCAGGTTCTCGATCACCTTGATCTTATCGCTGACCTTTGCTCCGCCGATGATGACCACGTAGGGCCGCGCCGGTTCCGTGAGCAGCCGCGAGAGGGCGTCCACTTCCGTCTGCAGCAGCGCGCCCGCCGCGTGGGGCAACCCTGCCGCCACCCCGCTCACTGAAGCGTGGGCCCGGTGGGCGCTGCCGAAGGCGTCCAGCACGAAGGCGTCGCCCAGACGCGCGAGCTTCGCGCCCAGTTCGGGGTCGTTTTTCTCCTCACCCGCTTCGAAGCGCACGTTTTCCAGCAGCGCCACCTCACCGGGCTTCAGGGCATGCACCGCTTCCAACGTGGCCTCACTGCCCGGCAGCGAGCCGATGAACGTCACGGGCCGCTCCAACACCTTTTCAAGCACGTCCGCCACCGGGCGCAGGGAGTACTTCTCCTCGGGCCCGTTCTTGGGCCGCCCGAAGTGACTCATCAGCACCACGGACGCGCCCGCGTCCAGCAGTCGCCGCAGGGTGGGCAGGCTCGCCGTAACGCGCGTCTGGTCCTGCACCACGCCTTCGCGTACGGGCACGTTGTAATCCACGCGCACAAGGACGCGCTTTCCAGCGACATTTAAAGAGTCGAGGGTTTGCATGTCTTCTCCTTGATGAGGCGTCAGGAATCAGGGGTTAGGTTTTAGGGTGTTCCTAAGACCTAACCCCTCACCCCTAAGCCCTTTAAGCGCCCTTCGCCTGAACCAGTTGCACCAGGTCCGCGATCCGGTTGCTGTAGCCCCACTCGTTGTCGTACCACGAGAAGAACTTGACCAGGCTGCCCATCGCCATCGTCAGGCCGCCGTCGATGATCGCGGAGTGCGGATCGCCCACGATGTCCTGCAGCACGATGGGGTCTTCGGTGTAGGAGATGATGCCCTTGTGGCTGCCCTCGGCGGCCTGCTTGAACACGGCATTCACTTCCTGCGCCGTCACGTCGCGTCCCAGGATCACGGTCACGTCGCTGATGGATCCGACGGGTGTGGGTACGCGCAGCGAGGTGCCGTCGAACTTGCCCTTCAGCGCGGGGTACACCTGTGACACGGCCTTGGCCGCGCCGGTGGAGGTGGGGATGATGTTCACGGCGGCGGCGCGCGCGCGGCGCAGGTCCGAGTGCGGCAGGTCCAGCACACGCTGGTCGTTGGTGTAGGAGTGCACCGTGGTCATAATCGCCTTCTCGATGCCAAACGCCTCGTCCAGCAGCTTCATGGGCGCGCCGAGGGAGTTGGTGGTGCAGCTCGCGTTGGAGATGATGTGGTGCGCGGCCGCGTCGTACTGCTCCTCGTTGACGCCCAGCACGATGGAGATGTCCTCGTTCTTGGCGGGCGCGGTGATGATGACCTTCTTCGCGCCGCCCTGCAGGTGCTTGCTGGCTCCATCGCGGCTGGTGAAGATGCCGGTGGACTCGATCACGATGTCCGCGCCGAGCTCACCCCACTTGATCGCGGCCGGGTCGCGCTCGGCGAGCGCGTGGATCTGCTTGCCGTTCACGGTCAGGCTCGACTCGTCGTACTCAACGGTGCCGTCGAAACGTCCGGCGGTGGAGTCGTACTTCAGGAGGGTCGCCAGCGTCTTGTTGTCGGTCAGGTCGTTGATCGCCACCACGTCCACGCCCCGCGCGACGAGAATGCGGAACACCAGACGCCCGATGCGGCCGAAGCCGTTGATGCCTACTTTCATGTGGTCTCCTCCAGGAACAGCGCGAATTTCTGTGGGGTCCCCTCCCACCCGGGGGAGACAGGCCCACGCGTGACCGAGTGTAACCCACGTTTCCCGGACTGCAGGGCGTGGTGTCCAGAACACACCAACCCTTCAGGCCGGGTGAACTGGACAACCGTCCCCGTCCGGCGCTCTAGAGTGCGCCGTGACCCTTCGCCGCCCCCGCGGGTACGCACGCGCCCTCGCCGCGCTGCTGGCGGTGTTGGCGGCCTTCGCGTACCCGCTCCGGAATGTGGCAGCTGCGCCGCCGGCGGTGGGCGTGGTCGATCACCGCCATGCGCCGCCCCACCATCCTGCCAGCCATGAGGCACACTGCCTCTTTTGCCTGACGGGCGCGTTTGCCGCTGGGCCCGGGCGTGCCCCCGCGCTGCCTCCGCTCGCCCGGCAGTTCACCGCTGCCGTTCGCCTGCACCCCCGCGCGCCTCAGACCCGCCTGCTTCTGCTGAACGCCCGCGCCCCCCCGCAAGCAGCGGGCCAGAAGCCTGCCTCACGGCTTGCCCTGAGGCGCGGCTCTTCTCCTTTCCCATCGCCGCAGGACGCGCGCGCGCGCGCTCCCGAGAGTCGTCCTCGTGGTGGTCCGCTGCGCGCCTGCTCGCCTCACCCTCTGGAACCTTCATGTTCAAGCGCGTCATCTCCACCCTGCTGCTCACCCTGCTGTCCCTCGCCGCTGCCCACGCCGTCGTGCGTACGGAGGCGGGCCTCACCGAATCCACCGCCGCAACGAGCGAGACGTACCGCCTGCAGGTGCCCACCGAGAAGAACGTCGCCACCACGGGCGTGCGGCCCGTGGTTCCGGCGGGGATGACCGTGACCCGCTTTCAGGTGCTGCCCGGCTTCGTCCGCAGCCTGAAGATAAACGGCGACGGATTGATTACCGAAGTGAGCTGGAAGGGCCG is a genomic window containing:
- the recG gene encoding ATP-dependent DNA helicase RecG; the encoded protein is MATVAEMREKLRRPLAAELAAGCGDRVVAGGVERLLASPLAGPFPGVREVLRGYAELDGVARAEALGRALELLDGQEKAAKAPRPARTIKQAVPAAAPGERLPPDAEVGRLDTGPGGARKLQSLGLHTLRDVLHAYPHRHEDRRALPDLDAVEEGLKVTVEGRVTSKSRRTPKPGMLILEVTLETPAGGRVRASWFNQPWIERQLKEGARLVLTGRVKKFGRSVQLAVEHLETVEDAKGSLSTGRIVGVYDSKDGISQEFLRKAAHRTLQAVPLDDYLPAHWRRKYRVTDLGDALWGIHFPADEEQLSRANHRLRFDEYLFLELRMLLQGEDAVLQGKRFQATGSDISTFEDALPFRFTNAQRRVLLEITDDMRAERQMARLVQGDVGSGKTAVAACALYLAVRDGYQGALMAPTEILARQHFENLVGYMAKLDVRVGYLVGAMTPKAKLEMQTRIAEGEVDVVVGTQALIQENVRFDNLGLAVVDEEHRFGVMQRRKLLAGRPDVLVMSATPIPRSLALTAYGDLELSIIDELPPGRTPVETKLIQDTHRQQAYGFVMRQIREGRQAFVVTALIEENENLELLAATQLADDLRVILPEARIELLHGKMSAAEKEHIMERFRSRAFDILVSTTVIEVGVDVPNASVMVIENAERFGLSQLHQLRGRVGRGSAQSYCLLIAGEHSKKTRQRLKIIEGSTDGFVIAEADLKLRGPGEIRGTRQSGVPDLRLGDLANDTEIIEQARELAKHILAHDPKLEHPRLQYLKGELQSRSHSVAFREVI
- a CDS encoding DUF808 domain-containing protein, producing MSGGLVALLDDVAAIAKLAAASVDDIGAAAGKAGIKAIGVVVDDTAVTPRYVAGFAPERELHIIWRIARGSLRNKLAFILPAALLLSQFLPWAITPLLMLGGTYLCYEGAEKLYEAVAGHHEGAEEDPAQRNSSAHEEQMVSGAVRTDFILSAEIMAIALAEVADQNFFARALILAVVAVMITALVYGVVGLIVKMDDFGLRLAERGSSAGRAFGRGLVRGMPAVMSLLSSVGTAAMLWVGGHILLDGLEKFGVTRPVRVLHEDAHRAGHAVPFGSGAVEWAVETMGSGMVGLLVGAAVVVGMHMLGRKH
- a CDS encoding DinB family protein, translated to MHSVNGGQLAQLREAYPTAEVTAERFREELRAFGETARAAVTHWHTRLPEREWSPAQETEHVIRVNENTGRLVQLLLSDRELRAGPEQRGVMKDGKRQAPPGTEPGAGEEFGPLLERHAQAGEVLSALQPEANPARTYFHPFLGQLDGLDWMRMTTWHMAAHRRALRRGLEQLAAESKTS
- a CDS encoding Cof-type HAD-IIB family hydrolase, giving the protein MLGLICVDVDGTLVGTGNVVREDVWAALAEARSRGVRVALCSGRPALGNALGYARRLDPDGWHVFQNGASVVNVGTGESLSEALPEEALTLLLDRAAHKGRLLEVYTDTEYAVTQPGEYARRHAELLGLPYQPRSPDSLTGTRVRAQWVVPQAESPVVQAEPHPGLDLHPAGSPVMPDVMFISVTRAGVSKGSAVTRVAAAYGVLLENVMMVGDGHNDVTAMAVVGHPVAMGNADAEARAAARHFVGHVDEGGLAEAVRLALSLEAGTLPACIQ
- a CDS encoding PhzF family phenazine biosynthesis isomerase, with translation MIAYCEVSAFTDTPGHGNQAGVVLDAEALSEEQMQALATFLGTPETVFVTRLADGQARVRYFTPTQEIEFCGHATVALGLRLAQEGRWTGEELVLETLVGRIPLSLELGTEGPERVWMEQRALESRPVARELRRQLADALGLDERMIHRGLPLASASTGLWSVFVPLLDAVILDALEPDLTRIHALSDVLGVTSVYTYAPVGVNRFAARDFAPAVGIPEDPVTGSAAGALISLLAREGRLPLRGERASGVVYQGHALGTPGEVEVTVTLNGPTPGQVRVGGRAVLNREGIWTSAGAGPAGRMGTLKG
- the asnS gene encoding asparagine--tRNA ligase; the protein is MVSVSIRDLQGHVGETVTLSAWLTDKSGKGKIQFLKLRDGSGYVQATVFKGDVSEDVFEAARRLSQEQAVTVTGEVRTDERAPGGVELSVRALVPVGENHGEYPITPKEHGTEFLLDQRHLWLRHRRPWAVLRVRDCVQRAVVDFFHGEGFVRFDSPFFTPNAAEGTTELFEIDLFGEDKAYLSQTGQLHAEAGALAFGKVYTFGPTFRAEKSKTRRHLLEFWMIEPEVAPSDHVENMNLQERFVSFLVRRVLEECAAELELLGRDVEKLRGAAEGNYPRVTYTEALAIVRAHIESGDLPTNVQPDVQPVEWGDDLGAPHETILGHHFDRPVIIERYPAAIKAFYMQPDPEDPRLALCDDMIAPEGYGEVIGGSQRIHDYDLLKSRIEHEGLPLEAFEWYLDLRRYGSVPHAGFGMGLERVVAWITGTEHVREAIPFARMLTRMRP
- the tpiA gene encoding triose-phosphate isomerase encodes the protein MTKPRTLLALNWKMNKAPTEARAWARELAQGYERAPVELAVMAPFTALYGLKETLPGGVDVGAQDVSAHESGAYTGEISAAMLRDVHVTYAVVGHSERREYHGETDAVVAAKARRAQAHGLTPIVCVGEGLDVRERGEHVAYTLAQLRGSLEGVAENVVIAYEPVWAIGTGKTATADDAEELAAAIREALREPYGALADSIRVLYGGSVKPDNIASICAQPNVNGALVGGASLKVADVLAMNAALK
- a CDS encoding phosphoglycerate kinase, whose product is MQTLDSLNVAGKRVLVRVDYNVPVREGVVQDQTRVTASLPTLRRLLDAGASVVLMSHFGRPKNGPEEKYSLRPVADVLEKVLERPVTFIGSLPGSEATLEAVHALKPGEVALLENVRFEAGEEKNDPELGAKLARLGDAFVLDAFGSAHRAHASVSGVAAGLPHAAGALLQTEVDALSRLLTEPARPYVVIIGGAKVSDKIKVIENLLPRVDRMLIGGGMAYTFIKARGGRIGESIHEDDQLGLARRLLDEYGDKLMLPTDVVAADSFAAAAQTRVVPSDAIPDGWQGLDAGPETVKAYTTALQGAKTVFWNGPLGVFEFPAFAGGTNAIAKAVAELGGGAYTVIGGGDSVSAINQSGQAERVSHISTGGGASLELLEGRALPGVEAMK
- the gap gene encoding type I glyceraldehyde-3-phosphate dehydrogenase; translated protein: MKVGINGFGRIGRLVFRILVARGVDVVAINDLTDNKTLATLLKYDSTAGRFDGTVEYDESSLTVNGKQIHALAERDPAAIKWGELGADIVIESTGIFTSRDGASKHLQGGAKKVIITAPAKNEDISIVLGVNEEQYDAAAHHIISNASCTTNSLGAPMKLLDEAFGIEKAIMTTVHSYTNDQRVLDLPHSDLRRARAAAVNIIPTSTGAAKAVSQVYPALKGKFDGTSLRVPTPVGSISDVTVILGRDVTAQEVNAVFKQAAEGSHKGIISYTEDPIVLQDIVGDPHSAIIDGGLTMAMGSLVKFFSWYDNEWGYSNRIADLVQLVQAKGA